The following are encoded in a window of Castanea sativa cultivar Marrone di Chiusa Pesio chromosome 9, ASM4071231v1 genomic DNA:
- the LOC142610353 gene encoding calmodulin-7, whose translation MADQLTDDQISEFKEAFSLFDKDGDGCITTKELGTVMRSLGQNPTEAELQDMINEVDADGNGTIDFPEFLNLMARKMKDTDSEEELKEAFRVFDKDQNGFISAAELRHVMTNLGEKLTDDEVDEMIREADVDGDGQINYEEFVKVMMAK comes from the exons ATGGCAGACCAACTCACCGACGACCAGATCTCTGAGTTCAAGGAGGCCTTCAGTTTGTTCGACAAGGATGGCGACG GTTGCATAACTACCAAGGAGCTTGGGACTGTGATGAGGTCACTGGGCCAGAACCCAACTGAGGCAGAGCTCCAGGACATGATTAATGAAGTTGATGCCGATGGTAATGGAACCATTGACTTCCCTGAGTTCCTAAACCTTATGGCGAGGAAGATGAAGGACACTGATTCGGAGGAGGAACTTAAAGAAGCATTCAGAGTTTTTGACAAGGATCAGAATGGGTTCATCTCTGCTGCTGAGCTGCGCCATGTGATGACCAACCTCGGGGAGAAGCTCACCGATGATGAAGTTGATGAGATGATCAGGGAGGCTGATGTTGATGGTGATGGCCAGATAAATTATGAGGAGTTTGTCAAGGTGATGATGGCCAAGTGA